A DNA window from Arachis duranensis cultivar V14167 chromosome 3, aradu.V14167.gnm2.J7QH, whole genome shotgun sequence contains the following coding sequences:
- the LOC107480114 gene encoding APO protein 2, chloroplastic, whose translation MNMTIGTLSLPTGIAFPTPADVFMLKPNLLLHLSSLDYYQYGSGKIRLPVETRIQAKKSFRCKLKVRDEVPQNADFPRQYARKEKKPFPTPIVELRRAARERLKMMKGQPRKPLSAPKNGLLVKSLIPTAYNVYNARITLINNLKKLLKVVPVHACGWCSEIHVGPVGHPFKSCKGAQANLRKGLHEWMKAHVEDMIIPIEAYHLEDRLGKRIPHEERFSIPRIPAVVELCIQAGVEIPEFPTKRRRKPIIRIGRKEYIDADESELPNETPAEPLRPLLAEIADSEVVAPSSNKEIVALAEETLQAWERMRKGAKRLMRMYPVRVCGYCPEIHVGPQGHKAQNCGAHKHQQRNGQHGWQSAILDDLIPPRFVWHVPDVNGPPLERELKDFYGQAPAVVELCIQAGADLPEQYKSTMRLDVGIPSTMKEAEMVV comes from the exons ATGAATATGACTATTGGGACTCTGTCCCTTCCTACTGGAATTGCTTTTCCCACTCCGGCAGATGTTTTTATGTTGAAACCCAACCTATTATTGCATCTTAGTTCCCTTGATTATTATCAG TATGGTAGCGGTAAGATTAGACTTCCCGTGGAGACTAGAATTCAAGCGAAGAAAAGTTTTCGATGTAAATTGAAAGTCAGGGATGAAGTGCCACAAAATGCTGATTTTCCCCGGCAATatgcaagaaaagaaaagaaaccttTTCCGACGCCCATTGTTGAGTTGCGACGAGCAGCTAGGGAAAGGCTAAAGATGATGAAAGGTCAACCAAGGAAACCACTCTCGGCCCCAAAGAATGGGTTGCTTGTGAAGAGCCTTATACCAACTGcttacaatgtgtataatgcaAGGATCACTTTAATTAACAATCTGAAGAAGTTGCTCAAAGTAGTGCCGGTGCATGCTTGCGG GTGGTGCAGCGAAATCCATGTAGGACCTGTTGGACATCCATTTAAATCGTGTAAAGGTGCACAAGCCAATCTTCGCAAGGGACTCCACGAATGGATGAAGGCACATGTTGAAGACATGATAATACCAATTGAAGCCTATCACCTCGAAGATCGACTAGGAAAGAGGATTCCTCATGAAGAGAGATTCTCTATCCCTCGAATACCAGCAGTGGTTGAGCTTTGTATTCAAGCTGGTGTTGAAATTCCAGAATTTCCcaccaaaagaagaagaaagccCATAATTCGGATTGGGAGAAAGGAATATATTGATGCTGATGAAAGTGAACTGCCAAATGAAACCCCAGCAGAACCATTGAGACCACTACTAGCTGAAATAGCTGATTCAGAGGTAGTAGCTCCATCGAGCAACAAAGAAATCGTTGCCCTTGCCGAGGAAACTCTCCAGGCATGGGAACGAATGAGGAAAGGTGCTAAGAGATTAATGAGGATGTATCCTGTGAGGGTCTGTGGATATTGCCCGGAAATCCATGTTGGTCCCCAGGGGCACAAGGCTCAAAATTGTGGAGCACACAAACACCAACAACGCAATGGGCAGCATGGTTGGCAGTCTGCAATTCTTGATGACTTGATCCCACCAAGATTTGTTTGGCATGTTCCTGATGTAAATGGGCCACCCTTGGAACGAGAGCTAAAAGATTTTTATGGGCAAGCTCCTGCTGTTGTGGAACTATGCATCCAGGCCGGTGCTGATTTACCGGAACAATATAAATCAACCATGCGACTCGATGTTGGGATCCCATCAACTATGAAAGAAGCTGAGATGGTAGTTTGA